A single genomic interval of Shewanella halotolerans harbors:
- a CDS encoding TonB-dependent receptor, giving the protein MAAIAVGSALMLSAPAAMAADGLGTIKGHITSSVGAEVNNAKVIIRHESKGIVKETTTGANGSFSLKGLPIGNYTITIVKDGFYQVQEQHVAVTVGNALTFDVALDAQNNEVERIAVTGARISRVDTSSTTNSQVISIEELNQLPVELDSTSIALLSPGAVAGDNGFGGVAIAGSSVAENGYYLNGLNITDLRKGMGDIDLPWEAISQTEVQTGGVSAEYGRFIGGVVNLVSKSGDNEWKFGAKAEVAPDALAEPVPLMRNDGSIETVSDAYWQETEYNLWASGALIEDKLFFYGLWNPYGEEATAYGETTLRDKEWDTNRWFTKVDWFIHEDHSIGVMAFSNEGDYASTQYRRNDDGSRGDAIGLTESTYGGIGWNAQYTGYLTDDITLSAMYGEITQSTKDNSGTLDQSTYEDYRSGSYQRLGDWVGYGSSETEDKRITYRIDLDWVIGDHTLRAGYDYERLEIADFYTPHGDGWYEYYTAGADNAYGLAEGTEYADLRIWGKASETENVHTALYVSDTWMVTDTVTVNAGVRYSEFSNTTGSGDKYVDLDGQFAPRLGVTWDVIGDGSSKVYASYGRYFQPVSPNTNLRMASAAYDSHIVSHLNGVNADGSPILGDEISRRVVADGTVPDADQLFNNKAGSMYSDEFALGFQQQLNDDWAVGIRGVYRDLKQSIEDVSFNYGMNQWIKENYDSSWYAGNGETSAEDYFVGGWFPTLTNPGIGTEINYDVDGDGIKETVNVTADQMGFPKATRTYKAVELSFSGNVTEDFTLNGSYTWSKSEGNTEGLVRSDNEQADPGWTTSFDYPELMDNGEGYLPNDRRHNFKLYGVYHITDDLSVGFNSYLQSGRPINAFGLHPADQGYCVKAIAIDGTCYGRDWYGASSFYANGEAAPRGSMGRTDWVYNIDLNLSYTMDFDTAGRLNFKLNVYNLFNFDGITGVDEQYELDSGDKNIRYGYADSFQTPRYVRASVRYDF; this is encoded by the coding sequence TTGGCGGCAATCGCAGTTGGCTCGGCACTCATGCTGTCTGCGCCCGCCGCGATGGCGGCCGATGGTTTGGGCACAATTAAAGGGCACATTACGAGTTCTGTCGGCGCAGAAGTTAATAACGCCAAGGTGATCATTCGCCACGAGAGCAAGGGTATAGTCAAAGAGACCACCACAGGTGCCAACGGCAGCTTTTCACTGAAAGGCCTGCCCATAGGTAACTACACCATCACTATCGTCAAAGATGGTTTCTACCAGGTGCAAGAGCAACATGTTGCCGTGACCGTGGGTAATGCCTTGACCTTCGATGTAGCGCTGGATGCCCAGAACAACGAAGTTGAGCGTATCGCGGTAACAGGCGCCCGCATCAGTCGTGTCGATACCTCGAGCACCACTAACTCTCAGGTGATCTCTATCGAGGAGCTAAATCAGCTGCCGGTAGAGTTAGACTCCACCTCAATCGCATTGTTGAGCCCTGGCGCGGTCGCGGGCGATAACGGTTTCGGCGGTGTTGCCATCGCCGGTTCTTCGGTGGCCGAGAACGGCTACTACCTGAACGGTCTGAACATTACCGATCTGCGTAAGGGGATGGGCGATATCGATCTGCCTTGGGAAGCGATCTCGCAGACTGAGGTACAGACTGGCGGCGTATCGGCGGAATATGGTCGTTTCATCGGTGGTGTGGTCAACCTGGTGTCTAAGTCGGGTGACAACGAGTGGAAGTTCGGCGCCAAGGCCGAAGTCGCGCCGGATGCCCTGGCCGAACCTGTGCCGCTCATGAGAAACGACGGCAGCATAGAAACCGTGTCCGATGCCTATTGGCAGGAAACCGAGTATAACCTCTGGGCGTCTGGCGCCCTGATCGAAGACAAACTCTTCTTCTACGGCCTGTGGAACCCCTATGGTGAAGAGGCAACCGCCTATGGCGAGACTACGTTGCGCGATAAAGAGTGGGATACCAACCGCTGGTTTACCAAGGTGGACTGGTTTATCCATGAGGATCACTCTATCGGTGTGATGGCCTTCAGCAACGAAGGGGATTACGCCAGCACCCAGTATCGTCGCAATGACGACGGTAGCCGTGGCGACGCCATCGGCCTTACCGAAAGCACCTACGGTGGTATCGGCTGGAACGCCCAGTACACAGGTTATCTGACCGACGATATTACCCTGTCGGCCATGTACGGTGAGATCACTCAGTCGACCAAGGACAACTCGGGCACCCTAGATCAGTCCACCTATGAAGATTACCGCTCCGGCAGCTATCAGCGCCTGGGTGACTGGGTTGGCTATGGTTCGTCCGAGACAGAAGATAAGCGTATCACCTATCGTATCGATCTGGACTGGGTGATCGGCGACCATACCCTGCGCGCCGGTTATGATTATGAGCGTCTCGAGATTGCCGACTTCTACACCCCGCATGGCGACGGCTGGTATGAGTATTACACCGCCGGTGCCGATAATGCCTACGGCCTGGCCGAAGGCACAGAATATGCGGATCTGCGTATCTGGGGTAAGGCGAGTGAGACTGAAAACGTACACACCGCCCTGTATGTGTCAGACACCTGGATGGTGACAGATACGGTAACTGTGAACGCCGGCGTGCGTTACAGCGAGTTCAGTAACACGACCGGTTCTGGCGATAAGTATGTCGACCTGGATGGTCAGTTTGCGCCGCGTCTGGGCGTGACCTGGGATGTGATTGGCGATGGCTCGAGCAAGGTTTACGCCTCTTATGGTCGTTACTTCCAGCCGGTGTCGCCTAACACCAATCTGCGTATGGCTTCTGCGGCCTACGATTCGCATATCGTCAGCCATCTTAATGGCGTGAACGCCGACGGCTCGCCTATTCTGGGTGATGAGATCTCTCGCCGCGTGGTGGCCGACGGCACAGTGCCCGATGCCGACCAGCTGTTTAACAACAAGGCGGGGTCCATGTATTCGGACGAGTTTGCCCTGGGCTTCCAGCAGCAGCTTAACGATGACTGGGCCGTGGGCATTCGCGGTGTCTATCGTGACCTGAAGCAATCGATCGAAGACGTCTCCTTCAACTACGGGATGAACCAGTGGATCAAGGAAAACTATGATTCTTCCTGGTACGCCGGTAACGGTGAGACCAGCGCCGAAGATTACTTCGTCGGTGGTTGGTTCCCGACGCTGACCAACCCAGGCATAGGCACAGAGATCAACTATGATGTCGATGGCGATGGCATAAAAGAAACCGTAAACGTCACCGCAGATCAGATGGGCTTCCCTAAGGCGACTCGTACCTATAAGGCTGTTGAGCTGAGCTTTAGCGGTAACGTGACCGAAGACTTTACCCTCAACGGTTCCTATACCTGGTCTAAGAGTGAAGGTAACACAGAGGGTCTGGTGCGTTCGGATAACGAGCAGGCCGATCCGGGTTGGACCACCTCGTTCGACTATCCTGAGTTGATGGATAACGGCGAGGGCTACCTGCCTAACGACAGACGCCACAACTTCAAGCTCTATGGTGTGTATCACATCACGGATGACTTGAGTGTCGGTTTCAACTCTTATCTGCAATCGGGTCGTCCGATCAATGCCTTCGGCTTGCATCCGGCGGATCAGGGTTACTGTGTGAAGGCGATCGCCATCGACGGTACCTGTTATGGTCGTGACTGGTACGGCGCTTCCTCTTTCTACGCCAATGGCGAGGCGGCACCGCGTGGCAGCATGGGACGTACAGACTGGGTCTACAACATAGATCTGAACCTGTCCTACACCATGGACTTCGACACGGCGGGACGCCTGAACTTCAAGTTGAACGTGTACAACCTGTTTAACTTCGACGGTATCACGGGTGTGGATGAGCAGTATGAGCTAGACAGTGGCGATAAGAACATTCGCTACGGCTATGCCGACAGCTTCCAGACGCCAAGATATGTTCGTGCGTCGGTACGCTACGACTTTTAA
- a CDS encoding thioredoxin family protein, translated as MTNNIKALLATTALFFSTQALANNGCAFDEKQEGFIATCSEEKQEVILTGEVQAQTLVTELDDFTQGYKSYQVDEAAIAPIKKLQTPTEIVVIIGTWCPDCHRETPRFIRIMEAANNANIKVTYIGVDRKKLDPEGLAAKYDFTRIPTFIVKQDGKEIGRIVERPETSLEVDLAKILD; from the coding sequence ATGACCAATAATATTAAAGCATTACTTGCCACCACAGCGCTGTTCTTTAGCACTCAGGCACTGGCAAATAATGGCTGTGCATTCGATGAAAAGCAGGAAGGCTTTATCGCCACTTGCAGTGAGGAGAAACAGGAAGTGATACTGACCGGCGAAGTACAAGCCCAAACCTTAGTCACAGAGCTTGATGATTTCACCCAGGGCTATAAGAGCTACCAGGTAGACGAGGCCGCCATCGCGCCAATCAAGAAGCTGCAGACACCGACCGAGATAGTCGTCATCATAGGTACCTGGTGCCCAGATTGTCACCGTGAGACGCCGCGCTTCATCCGCATCATGGAAGCGGCCAACAACGCCAACATCAAGGTGACCTACATAGGGGTGGATCGTAAGAAACTCGACCCAGAAGGCCTAGCTGCCAAGTATGACTTTACCCGCATCCCAACCTTCATCGTGAAGCAGGATGGCAAGGAGATAGGTCGTATCGTCGAGCGTCCAGAAACCTCACTCGAGGTGGATCTGGCGAAGATCCTCGACTAA